The following proteins are encoded in a genomic region of Notolabrus celidotus isolate fNotCel1 chromosome 19, fNotCel1.pri, whole genome shotgun sequence:
- the rnf170 gene encoding E3 ubiquitin-protein ligase RNF170 has protein sequence MEDSQCGDLDYLIQDEDTFIEGVSNQVLFVVVLSITFLAGLLTLLCRQEDLNIHPENQEHVRAVRQQLQTEQDESSQSEARQQYYTDMSCPVCLQQAVLPVETNCGHLFCGSCLIAYWRYGTWLGAINCPICRQMVTLLFPLFHEHAGPQRVQDGEAEPILILRDINDYNRRFSGQPRSFMDRLRDVPTLLRHAFREMFSVGGLFWMFRIRILLCLVGALTYLVSPLDILPEALFGLLGFMDDFFVILLLFVYISIMYREVVTQRLNG, from the exons ATGGAGGACAGTCAATGTGGAGACTTGGACTACCTGATCCAAGATGAGGACACCTTCATTGAGGGTGTTAGCAACCAGGTCTTATTTGTTGTGGTTCTCAGCATCACCTTCCTTGCAGGCCTCCTCACTCTGCTCTGCAG ACAGGAGGACCTGAACATTCACCCTGAGAACCAGGAGCATGTTCGAGCCGTCCGGCAGCagctccaaacagagcag gatGAAAGCAGTCAGTCAGAGGCCAGGCAGCAGTATTACACTGACATGTCGTGCCCTGTGTGCTTACAGCAGGCTGTTCTGCCTGTGGAAACAAATTGTGGACACCTCTTCTGTG GCTCCTGTCTTATAGCCTACTGGAGGTATGGCACCTGGCTGGGAGCTATTAACTGTCCCATCTGCAGGCAAATG GTCACTTTGCTCTTCCCGCTGTTTCATGAGCACGCTGGCCCTCAGAGGGTCCAGGATGGCGAGGCAGAACCTATACTGATACTGAGAGACATAAACGATTACAATCGCAGGTTCTCAGGACAGCCACGATCT TTTATGGACAGGCTGCGAGACGTGCCCACCCTGCTGCGTCATGCCTTCAGAGAGATGTTCTCTGTGGGTGGCCTCTTCTGGATGTTCAGGATTCGTATCCTCCTCTGCCTGGTCGGAGCGCTCACCTACCTGGTCTCGCCCCTCGACATCCTCCCGGAGGCACTTTTCGGCCTCCTTGGATTCATGGACGATTTCTTTGTCATCCTGCTTCTCTTTGTGTACATCTCCATCATGTACAGAGAGGTGGTAACACAGAGACTCAACGGCTAG